A genomic stretch from Deinococcus radiotolerans includes:
- the hisG gene encoding ATP phosphoribosyltransferase — MTPAPARDPQHLTLALPKGRILEDAIALLSQAGLPLTLPEKSRALRHEFPGVTVLELRNQDVPVYVDLGVADAGIVGKDVLIESGRAVYEPVDLKFAGCRLSLIREVGAGGEIARVGTKYPRAARAYLNARGIPAEIVKLSGNIELACLTGLADAVVDLVQTGSTLRANNLEEVDVLFHSTARLVVNRAALKTRRERLRPLIERLRDLTGAPEDSA, encoded by the coding sequence GTGACGCCCGCCCCAGCCCGTGACCCGCAGCACCTCACGCTGGCGCTGCCGAAGGGGCGCATCCTGGAGGACGCCATCGCGCTGCTGTCGCAGGCGGGCCTGCCGCTGACCCTGCCCGAGAAATCCCGCGCGCTGCGGCACGAGTTCCCGGGCGTGACCGTGCTGGAACTGCGCAACCAGGATGTGCCGGTGTACGTGGATCTGGGCGTGGCCGACGCCGGGATCGTGGGGAAGGACGTGCTGATCGAGTCGGGCCGCGCCGTGTACGAACCGGTGGACCTGAAATTTGCCGGGTGCCGCCTCTCCCTGATCCGCGAGGTCGGGGCGGGCGGCGAGATCGCCCGGGTGGGCACGAAGTACCCCCGCGCGGCCCGCGCGTACCTGAACGCGCGCGGCATTCCCGCCGAGATCGTGAAACTCAGCGGGAACATCGAACTGGCCTGCCTGACGGGCCTTGCGGACGCCGTGGTGGACCTCGTGCAGACAGGCAGCACGCTGCGCGCCAACAACCTGGAGGAAGTGGACGTGCTGTTCCACTCCACGGCTCGCCTGGTGGTGAACCGCGCGGCCCTCAAAACCCGCCGTGAGCGCCTGCGGCCCCTGATCGAACGGCTGCGCGACCTCACGGGAGCGCCGGAGGACAGCGCGTAA
- the hisZ gene encoding ATP phosphoribosyltransferase regulatory subunit: MNSSAPIRSAGRSAAPRVSAFIPEGTRDVLPPEWAQREAIRAQLSGLFSRWGYRGVEVPALEYASAHHPQDAVAFKLIDSGGQVLALRSEFTTAVGRLVRTRYPQGPFPLRLQYGGRLWLRALNSELGRLREFNQLGVELIGVETAQADAELLHLAAAALGAVGLGELGATLELGYPGFVDAVLEDAGLHGAARAALHDAIDRKSGADVDLLCAQFGLSGEARRTLHALTDLYGGPEVLDAAQALARGTRAQEAVAHLRRVAGLYGSPLLFDLGVSRRYDYYTGLTFRAYAPGLNQPVLGGGRYALEGGLPGAGFALGLERLMRAVAGDLPPEPEVVLALDLRAAEAARAQGLHAELAWTDDAEDLRAFSVARGIHRWARSADGALTFQPAGEVTL; this comes from the coding sequence GTGAATTCGTCCGCCCCAATCCGTTCCGCTGGCCGCAGCGCCGCGCCGCGCGTGTCGGCGTTCATTCCGGAGGGCACGCGGGACGTGCTGCCGCCCGAGTGGGCGCAGCGTGAAGCGATCCGCGCGCAGCTCTCGGGCCTGTTTTCCCGCTGGGGGTACCGGGGTGTGGAGGTCCCCGCCCTGGAGTACGCCAGCGCGCACCACCCGCAGGACGCGGTGGCGTTCAAGCTGATCGACTCGGGCGGGCAGGTGCTGGCGCTGCGCAGTGAGTTCACGACCGCCGTGGGCCGCCTGGTGCGCACGCGCTACCCGCAGGGGCCGTTCCCGCTGCGCCTGCAGTACGGGGGGCGGCTGTGGCTGCGCGCGCTGAACAGTGAGCTGGGGCGCCTGCGGGAGTTCAATCAGCTGGGCGTGGAACTGATCGGCGTGGAGACCGCGCAGGCGGACGCGGAGTTACTGCACCTCGCGGCGGCGGCGCTGGGCGCGGTGGGACTGGGCGAGCTGGGCGCGACGCTGGAACTGGGCTACCCGGGCTTCGTGGACGCTGTGCTGGAGGACGCCGGGCTGCACGGCGCGGCGCGCGCGGCGCTGCACGACGCGATTGACCGCAAGAGTGGCGCGGACGTGGACCTGCTGTGCGCTCAGTTCGGGCTGAGTGGCGAGGCGCGCCGCACCCTGCACGCCCTGACGGACCTGTACGGCGGGCCCGAGGTGCTGGACGCCGCGCAGGCGCTGGCCCGCGGCACCCGCGCGCAGGAGGCGGTGGCACACCTGCGCCGCGTGGCGGGGCTGTACGGCAGCCCGCTGCTGTTCGATCTGGGTGTCAGCCGCCGCTACGATTACTACACCGGGCTGACCTTCCGGGCGTACGCGCCGGGCCTGAACCAGCCGGTGCTGGGGGGCGGGCGTTACGCGCTGGAGGGCGGTTTGCCGGGCGCGGGTTTCGCGCTGGGCCTGGAGCGCCTGATGCGCGCCGTGGCCGGTGACCTGCCGCCCGAGCCGGAGGTGGTGCTGGCGCTGGACCTGCGGGCGGCCGAAGCCGCGCGGGCGCAGGGCCTGCACGCGGAACTCGCCTGGACGGACGACGCGGAGGACCTGCGGGCGTTCAGCGTGGCGCGCGGCATCCACCGCTGGGCGCGCAGTGCGGACGGCGCGCTGACCTTCCAGCCCGCCGGGGAGGTGACGCTGTGA
- a CDS encoding AAA family ATPase: MIGDHLQVTIGRAADYAREAGHELVTLEHLLLALTHDPEAREALLAVGVDVERLREDLQALLAEFEVVPDAEPDFTLGVHRVVEGAVLQLHASGKGHEVADGARVLVELLEEPDSPARAVLEARGASRLDVLSFVSHGAAKVPGRERERRVAGVDGPAPEAPEAEVDPLEAYAADLTAQARAGAFDPVIGRVAELERVVHVLARRGKNNPVLVGEPGVGKTALAEGLAQRIVDGEAPGFLRGASVFALDLGALLAGTRYRGDFEARLKAVLAALDGQNAVLFIDELHTLVGAGATEGGSVDAANLLKPALARGKLRVLGATTPAELRHLEKDRALWRRFQTVEVPEPGEEDALKIVQGLAPRYEAHHGVVFTPDALDAAVRLSVRHLRDRFLPDKAIDVLDEAGAARSSAGTGGTIDVPDIEGTVARMARVPLGAVKAEEVMSLATLEADLKARVFGQDAAVGAVASAVKLARAGLRDPNRPQGAFLFAGPTGVGKTELARALAERLGIHLARFDMSEYQEAHTVARLIGAPPGYVGFDQGGLLTDAVAKHPHAVLLLDEIEKAHPDVYNVFLQLMDHGTLTDHTGKKVDGRGLILVFTTNAGAADASRPALGFGRVGRAGEEAEAVKRTFTPEFRNRLDGVLHFAPLSPEVMGGVVDKFIRELQVQLEEREVALSVTPAARARLAALGYDPLMGARPLARVIEAQLKRPLADLMLFGRLKGGGRVRVGVKDGSFTFT; encoded by the coding sequence ATGATTGGCGATCATTTGCAGGTCACGATCGGCCGCGCGGCGGACTACGCGCGCGAGGCCGGGCATGAGCTGGTCACGCTGGAGCACCTGCTGCTGGCGCTGACGCACGATCCGGAGGCGCGTGAGGCGCTGCTGGCGGTGGGCGTGGACGTGGAGCGGCTGCGCGAGGATCTTCAGGCGCTGCTGGCGGAGTTCGAGGTGGTGCCGGATGCCGAGCCGGACTTCACGCTGGGCGTGCACCGGGTCGTGGAGGGCGCGGTGTTGCAGCTGCACGCGAGCGGGAAGGGGCATGAGGTCGCGGACGGCGCGCGGGTCCTCGTGGAGTTGCTGGAGGAACCGGACAGTCCGGCGCGTGCGGTGCTGGAGGCGCGGGGGGCGTCGCGGCTGGACGTGCTGAGTTTTGTGTCGCACGGCGCGGCGAAGGTGCCGGGTCGTGAGCGGGAGCGGCGCGTGGCGGGCGTGGACGGCCCGGCCCCCGAGGCGCCGGAGGCGGAGGTGGACCCGCTGGAGGCCTACGCCGCCGACCTGACGGCGCAGGCGCGCGCCGGGGCGTTCGATCCGGTGATCGGGCGCGTGGCGGAACTGGAGCGGGTGGTGCATGTGCTGGCGCGGCGCGGGAAGAACAACCCGGTGCTGGTCGGCGAGCCGGGTGTGGGCAAGACCGCGCTGGCCGAGGGCCTCGCGCAGCGGATCGTGGACGGTGAGGCGCCGGGCTTCCTGCGGGGCGCGTCGGTGTTCGCGCTGGATCTGGGGGCGCTGCTGGCCGGGACGCGCTACCGGGGTGATTTCGAGGCGCGTCTGAAGGCGGTCCTTGCCGCGCTGGACGGGCAGAACGCGGTGCTGTTCATCGACGAGCTGCACACGCTGGTGGGCGCCGGGGCGACCGAGGGCGGCAGCGTGGACGCCGCGAACCTCCTCAAACCGGCCCTCGCGCGGGGCAAGCTGCGGGTGCTGGGGGCGACCACCCCGGCGGAACTGCGGCACCTGGAGAAGGACCGGGCGCTGTGGCGCCGCTTCCAGACCGTCGAGGTGCCCGAGCCGGGAGAGGAGGACGCGCTGAAGATCGTGCAGGGCCTCGCGCCCCGCTACGAGGCGCACCACGGGGTGGTGTTCACGCCGGACGCGCTGGACGCGGCGGTGCGGCTGTCGGTGCGGCACCTGCGCGACCGCTTCCTGCCGGACAAGGCCATCGACGTACTGGACGAGGCGGGCGCGGCCCGCAGCAGCGCCGGGACAGGCGGTACCATCGACGTGCCGGACATTGAGGGCACGGTGGCCCGCATGGCGCGCGTGCCGCTGGGGGCCGTGAAGGCCGAGGAGGTCATGTCCCTGGCGACCCTTGAGGCTGACCTGAAGGCGCGGGTGTTCGGGCAGGACGCGGCGGTGGGTGCCGTGGCGAGCGCTGTGAAACTGGCCCGCGCGGGCCTGCGCGACCCGAATAGACCGCAGGGGGCGTTCCTGTTCGCCGGGCCGACCGGGGTGGGCAAGACCGAACTGGCCCGCGCGCTGGCCGAGCGGCTGGGCATTCACCTGGCGCGGTTCGACATGAGCGAGTACCAGGAGGCGCACACGGTCGCGCGCCTGATCGGGGCGCCCCCCGGGTACGTGGGCTTCGATCAGGGCGGGCTGCTCACGGACGCGGTGGCGAAGCATCCGCACGCGGTGCTACTGCTGGACGAGATCGAGAAGGCCCACCCGGACGTGTACAACGTGTTCCTGCAACTCATGGATCACGGGACGCTGACCGACCACACCGGGAAGAAGGTGGATGGGCGCGGCCTGATCCTGGTGTTCACCACGAACGCCGGGGCGGCGGACGCGTCGCGGCCCGCGCTGGGCTTCGGGCGGGTGGGCCGCGCGGGCGAGGAGGCGGAGGCCGTGAAGCGGACGTTCACGCCGGAGTTCCGCAACCGCTTGGATGGGGTGCTTCACTTCGCGCCGCTGTCGCCGGAGGTAATGGGCGGCGTGGTGGACAAGTTCATCCGCGAGTTGCAGGTGCAGCTGGAGGAACGCGAGGTGGCCCTGAGCGTCACGCCCGCGGCGCGCGCGCGGCTGGCGGCGCTGGGGTACGACCCGCTGATGGGCGCCCGGCCCCTGGCGCGCGTGATCGAGGCGCAGCTGAAACGCCCGCTGGCGGACCTGATGCTGTTCGGCCGCCTGAAGGGTGGCGGGCGGGTGCGGGTCGGCGTCAAGGATGGGAGCTTCACTTTCACTTAA
- a CDS encoding DedA family protein, which translates to MHDLTSLILSASYVGLFAIVFAETGLLLGFFLPGDTLLLAAGVLAAGGALSLGGIMAAVVAGAVLGCVAGYFIGGRFGPRIFANQDARYFKPEYVTRAELFFTRYGWLAVVLARFVPVVRTLVPTMAGVSRMPLAPFTLYNILGAILWGVSVPALGYFLGDRIPHLDRYILLIVGGVVVISIVPVLLKVMQARRAT; encoded by the coding sequence ATGCACGACCTGACCAGCCTGATCCTCTCCGCGTCCTACGTGGGCCTCTTCGCCATCGTCTTCGCGGAGACGGGCCTGCTGCTGGGCTTCTTCCTGCCCGGCGACACCCTGCTGCTGGCCGCCGGGGTCCTCGCCGCCGGGGGCGCCCTGAGCCTCGGGGGCATCATGGCGGCCGTCGTGGCGGGCGCGGTCCTGGGCTGCGTCGCCGGGTACTTCATCGGCGGAAGGTTCGGGCCGCGCATCTTCGCCAACCAGGACGCCCGGTACTTCAAGCCCGAGTACGTGACCCGCGCCGAACTGTTCTTCACCCGCTACGGCTGGCTGGCCGTCGTGCTCGCCCGCTTCGTGCCGGTCGTCCGCACCCTGGTCCCCACCATGGCCGGCGTGAGCCGCATGCCCCTGGCACCGTTCACGCTGTACAACATCCTCGGCGCGATCCTGTGGGGCGTCAGCGTCCCCGCCCTGGGCTACTTCCTGGGCGACCGCATTCCCCACCTGGACCGCTACATCCTGCTCATCGTGGGTGGCGTCGTCGTAATCAGCATCGTGCCCGTGCTGCTGAAGGTCATGCAGGCCCGCCGCGCGACCTGA
- a CDS encoding alpha-amylase family glycosyl hydrolase yields MTSSLTGELKWWQSGIIYQIYPRSFQDDSGDGVGDLRGITRRLPYVASLGVKAVWLSPIFKSPMRDFGYDVADYCDIDPLFGTLEDFDAFVAEAHRLDLKVMLDYVPNHSSSDHAWFQEALTGKGSAKRDWYVWRDPAEDGGLPNNWKSFFGGPAWTLDEASGQYYLHQFLPSQPDLNWRNPAVREAMFDALRFWMRRGVDGFRVDVIWLLAEDDRYLDEPENPDWQPGQPEHWSLLHPYTQDQPETHEYIREMRAVLDEFDDRMMVGEIYLPVEQLLPYSGTEDARMVHLPFNFHLILMPWQAQEVRRFADSYDAASLAAGAWPNWVLGNHDQHRFRSRLGDAQYRVAQTLLLTLRGTPTVYYGDEIGMHDVEIPADRIVDPAALQQPDSPEAGRDPERTPMQWDAGVNAGFSADGTTPWLPIADDFATLNVAAQEGDPASDLNYFRALTRLRQEHPALIGGTYRSVDAPNDVFAFVREEHGETLTVLLNFGAQTHDLGALAGGKTLLSSLGDQPASGAVLRPNEARILRG; encoded by the coding sequence ATGACCTCTTCCCTGACCGGCGAGCTGAAGTGGTGGCAGAGCGGCATCATCTACCAGATCTACCCCCGTTCCTTCCAGGACGACAGCGGCGACGGCGTGGGCGACCTGCGCGGCATCACCCGCCGCCTACCCTACGTGGCGAGCCTGGGCGTGAAGGCCGTGTGGCTCTCCCCCATCTTCAAGAGCCCCATGCGCGACTTCGGCTACGACGTCGCCGACTACTGCGACATCGACCCGCTGTTCGGCACGCTGGAGGACTTCGACGCCTTCGTGGCCGAGGCGCACCGCCTGGACCTGAAGGTCATGCTGGACTACGTACCCAACCACTCCTCGTCCGACCACGCGTGGTTCCAGGAGGCGCTGACCGGCAAAGGCAGCGCGAAACGCGACTGGTACGTGTGGCGCGACCCGGCCGAGGACGGCGGCCTGCCCAACAACTGGAAGTCCTTCTTCGGCGGGCCCGCCTGGACGCTGGACGAGGCCAGCGGGCAGTACTACTTGCACCAGTTCCTGCCCAGCCAGCCGGACCTGAACTGGCGCAACCCGGCGGTCAGGGAGGCGATGTTCGACGCGCTGCGCTTCTGGATGCGCCGCGGCGTGGACGGCTTCCGCGTGGACGTCATCTGGCTGCTCGCCGAGGACGACCGCTACCTGGACGAACCCGAGAACCCCGACTGGCAGCCCGGTCAGCCCGAACACTGGAGCCTCCTGCACCCCTACACGCAGGACCAGCCGGAGACGCACGAGTACATCCGCGAGATGCGCGCCGTGCTGGACGAGTTCGACGACCGCATGATGGTCGGCGAGATCTACCTGCCGGTCGAGCAGCTCCTACCGTACTCGGGCACGGAGGACGCGCGGATGGTGCACCTGCCGTTCAACTTCCACCTGATCCTGATGCCCTGGCAGGCGCAGGAGGTGCGGCGTTTCGCGGACAGCTATGACGCGGCGAGCCTCGCGGCGGGCGCGTGGCCGAACTGGGTGCTCGGCAACCACGACCAGCACCGCTTCCGCAGCCGCCTGGGTGACGCGCAGTACCGCGTGGCGCAGACCCTGCTGCTGACCCTGCGAGGCACCCCCACCGTGTACTACGGCGACGAGATCGGCATGCACGACGTCGAGATTCCCGCTGACCGGATCGTGGACCCCGCCGCGCTGCAACAGCCCGACAGCCCCGAAGCGGGCCGCGACCCGGAACGCACCCCCATGCAGTGGGACGCTGGCGTCAACGCGGGCTTCAGCGCGGACGGCACGACCCCCTGGCTGCCCATCGCGGACGACTTCGCCACCCTGAACGTCGCCGCGCAGGAGGGCGACCCGGCCAGCGACCTGAACTACTTCCGCGCCCTGACCCGCCTGCGCCAGGAGCATCCCGCGCTGATCGGCGGCACGTACCGCAGCGTGGACGCCCCCAACGACGTGTTCGCCTTCGTCCGCGAGGAGCACGGCGAGACCCTGACCGTCCTGCTGAACTTCGGCGCGCAGACCCACGACCTGGGCGCCCTGGCAGGCGGCAAGACTCTCCTGAGCAGCCTAGGCGACCAGCCCGCGAGCGGCGCGGTCCTGCGCCCGAACGAAGCCCGCATCCTGCGGGGGTAA
- a CDS encoding GNAT family N-acetyltransferase: MTDVLIRPAHPFDAAFAVPLIQATIGRIGLALTGAAADVKAERALLGFYPLRGNRLSFEHQLIAQSPAGEPLGLILAYPGEHAEALDEPFRERLRALGLPGRVESEGTPGELYVDTLAVTEAARGRGTGGQLLDAAAERAAGLGLHRVGLLVEDGNPAARLYARQGFRPAGTRVLAGGTYTHLVRDLT, from the coding sequence ATGACCGACGTGCTGATCCGCCCCGCCCACCCCTTCGACGCGGCGTTTGCCGTGCCGCTGATTCAGGCGACCATCGGCCGTATCGGACTGGCCCTGACCGGAGCGGCTGCCGACGTGAAGGCCGAGCGGGCCCTGCTGGGCTTCTACCCTCTGCGCGGCAACCGCCTGAGTTTCGAGCATCAACTGATCGCGCAGTCGCCTGCCGGGGAGCCGCTGGGCCTGATTCTCGCGTACCCCGGCGAGCACGCTGAAGCGCTGGACGAGCCGTTCCGCGAGCGGCTGCGCGCGCTGGGCCTGCCGGGCCGCGTGGAGTCCGAGGGCACGCCCGGCGAGCTGTACGTGGACACCCTGGCCGTCACAGAGGCCGCGCGTGGGCGCGGCACCGGGGGGCAGCTGCTGGACGCGGCCGCCGAGCGCGCTGCCGGACTGGGGCTGCACCGGGTGGGCCTCCTGGTCGAGGACGGCAATCCGGCCGCGCGGCTGTACGCCCGGCAGGGTTTCCGCCCGGCAGGGACGCGCGTGCTGGCGGGCGGGACGTACACGCATCTGGTGCGCGACCTGACCTGA
- a CDS encoding 5'-methylthioadenosine/adenosylhomocysteine nucleosidase codes for MLAIIGAMDEEIELLLADLREREDLTFPGVTLHRGALDGVPVLLTRGGIGKVNAAMTTTYLLMQGATRVIFTGVAGGVHPELRVGDIVVSTDCVQHDVDVTALGYAVGTVPGEVPAWPADETLRAVALEAARDVPGVRVLDGRVASGDQFIASKEGVTRLWSSFGAACAEMEGAAVAQVCAKAGVPFVVIRSVSDTADHDANVDYREFMPRVARHAKQVVRGMLARLSAQAS; via the coding sequence ATGCTGGCGATCATCGGCGCAATGGACGAAGAAATCGAGTTGCTGCTCGCGGACCTGCGGGAACGGGAGGACCTGACGTTCCCGGGCGTGACGCTGCACCGGGGCGCGCTGGACGGCGTGCCGGTGCTGCTCACGCGCGGCGGGATCGGGAAGGTGAACGCCGCGATGACCACCACGTACCTGCTGATGCAGGGCGCGACCCGCGTGATCTTCACGGGCGTGGCTGGCGGCGTGCACCCGGAGCTGCGCGTGGGCGACATCGTGGTCAGCACGGACTGCGTGCAGCACGACGTGGACGTGACCGCGCTGGGGTACGCGGTGGGCACCGTGCCGGGCGAGGTGCCGGCGTGGCCCGCCGATGAGACGCTGCGCGCGGTGGCGCTGGAGGCCGCGCGGGACGTGCCGGGCGTGCGGGTCCTGGACGGCCGCGTGGCCAGCGGGGATCAGTTCATCGCCTCGAAGGAGGGCGTGACGCGCCTGTGGTCGAGTTTCGGCGCGGCCTGCGCGGAGATGGAGGGCGCGGCGGTCGCGCAGGTGTGCGCGAAGGCCGGGGTGCCGTTCGTGGTGATCCGCTCGGTCAGTGACACCGCCGACCACGACGCGAACGTGGATTACCGGGAGTTCATGCCGCGGGTCGCGCGGCACGCCAAGCAGGTCGTGCGGGGCATGCTCGCGCGCCTGAGCGCCCAGGCCAGCTGA
- a CDS encoding CidA/LrgA family protein, with protein MTAGSVTARLAAPARFVLGLGVLLAFAAAGQALTGALGLPLPGSVVGLLLLWAALGLKLVRLHWIADAADGLLGILGLLFIPATVGFLQFLSAGAAWGVWLLVMTAGLLIGSGAAGLLATRLLRPEDRP; from the coding sequence GTGACCGCAGGCTCGGTCACGGCGCGCCTCGCGGCACCCGCCCGGTTCGTGCTGGGCCTGGGCGTGCTGCTGGCCTTCGCGGCGGCCGGTCAGGCGCTCACGGGCGCACTGGGGCTACCCCTGCCGGGTTCAGTGGTGGGCCTGCTGCTGCTGTGGGCGGCGCTGGGGCTGAAACTTGTGCGGCTGCACTGGATTGCGGACGCCGCCGACGGCCTGCTGGGCATCCTGGGCCTGCTGTTCATTCCGGCCACCGTGGGCTTCCTTCAGTTCCTGAGCGCGGGGGCCGCGTGGGGGGTGTGGCTGCTGGTCATGACCGCGGGCCTCCTGATCGGTTCGGGCGCGGCGGGTCTGCTCGCCACACGCCTCCTGCGCCCGGAGGACAGACCGTAA
- a CDS encoding LCP family protein: MRTPVVVGLVVLAGVVAVVSPAAPFLARYGTLPRKAAGPVNLVLAGMDVDYNDRAPVWPYPPKEDPYAGRTDTLMLAQAWPDGRVNLLSIPRDSWVNVPKSGWGKINGANRSGGPEGLMQAVQDLTGLPVDGYALLNLNAVPALVDAAGGVTVDVGQVMKYDDNAGNLHIDLKPGRQRLSGEQMVGFLRFRHDNMGDIGRIARQQQFVGALGAQVRSPLNVWRLPLMVAAIDRNMKSNLTRSQVAALMGAGLSGVKIKTHQVPGNFGYRGAASIWEVDRAALGALVAKNFRDPNDPRSLGVAVVNTDAPDGSARRMKERLEGLGYANVWIVNETRGPAKTTASGAAAARVLRDVGFGTVTEQPLASGADVTVRLGSDTPAP, from the coding sequence GTGCGCACTCCGGTTGTGGTTGGTCTGGTGGTCCTGGCGGGCGTGGTGGCGGTCGTGTCGCCCGCCGCGCCGTTTCTCGCGCGGTACGGCACGCTGCCACGCAAGGCCGCTGGGCCGGTCAATCTGGTGCTGGCGGGCATGGACGTGGACTACAATGACCGCGCGCCCGTCTGGCCCTACCCCCCCAAGGAGGATCCGTACGCGGGCCGCACGGACACGCTGATGCTCGCGCAGGCGTGGCCGGACGGACGGGTGAACCTGCTGAGCATCCCGCGCGACTCGTGGGTGAACGTCCCGAAATCCGGGTGGGGCAAGATCAACGGCGCCAACCGCAGCGGCGGTCCCGAGGGGCTCATGCAGGCCGTGCAGGACCTGACGGGCCTGCCGGTGGACGGGTACGCGCTGCTGAACCTGAACGCGGTGCCCGCCCTGGTGGACGCGGCGGGGGGCGTGACGGTGGACGTGGGGCAGGTCATGAAGTACGACGACAACGCCGGGAACCTGCACATTGACCTGAAGCCCGGTCGGCAGCGCCTCAGTGGCGAGCAGATGGTGGGCTTCCTGCGCTTCCGGCACGACAACATGGGCGATATCGGGCGGATCGCGCGGCAGCAGCAGTTCGTGGGGGCGCTGGGGGCGCAGGTGCGGAGCCCGCTGAACGTGTGGCGGCTCCCGCTGATGGTCGCGGCCATCGACCGGAACATGAAGTCGAACCTGACCCGCTCGCAGGTGGCGGCGCTGATGGGCGCGGGCCTGAGCGGCGTGAAGATCAAGACGCATCAGGTGCCCGGCAACTTCGGATACCGGGGCGCGGCGAGCATCTGGGAGGTAGACCGCGCGGCGCTGGGCGCGCTGGTGGCCAAGAATTTCCGTGACCCGAACGATCCGCGGTCGCTGGGCGTGGCGGTCGTGAACACCGACGCCCCGGACGGCAGCGCCCGCCGAATGAAGGAGCGGCTGGAGGGCTTGGGGTACGCGAACGTCTGGATAGTGAACGAGACGCGCGGCCCGGCGAAGACCACCGCATCGGGCGCGGCGGCGGCGCGGGTGCTGCGCGACGTGGGCTTCGGGACGGTCACGGAGCAGCCGCTGGCCTCCGGCGCGGACGTGACGGTGCGCCTGGGCTCGGACACGCCTGCCCCCTGA
- a CDS encoding DUF305 domain-containing protein, whose translation MTSPTPGTAPHADQQGGMPGNSYRRFALMILASAAVMYVVMYFNTYELDHVYFSWTRLYMTMMSTAAMAVIMLLFMRHMYRNPARNRAILLGSAALFAAGLWLVRTQTLVGDVAWMRAMIPHHSIAILTSERAQLKDPRVRALADGIITTQKKEIAEMKTYIQDLNR comes from the coding sequence ATGACATCCCCCACCCCCGGCACGGCCCCACACGCGGATCAGCAGGGCGGAATGCCGGGCAACTCATACCGCCGCTTCGCGCTGATGATCCTCGCGTCAGCCGCCGTGATGTACGTCGTCATGTACTTCAACACGTACGAGCTTGATCACGTGTATTTCAGCTGGACGCGGCTGTACATGACCATGATGTCCACCGCGGCCATGGCCGTGATCATGCTGCTGTTCATGCGGCACATGTACCGCAACCCCGCGAGAAACCGCGCGATCCTCCTGGGCAGCGCCGCACTGTTCGCCGCCGGCCTGTGGCTGGTGCGCACGCAGACCCTGGTGGGCGACGTCGCCTGGATGCGCGCCATGATCCCCCACCATTCCATTGCCATCCTGACCAGCGAACGCGCCCAGCTGAAAGACCCGCGCGTGCGGGCCCTGGCCGACGGGATCATCACCACCCAGAAGAAAGAAATCGCGGAGATGAAAACCTACATCCAGGACCTGAACCGCTGA
- a CDS encoding MalY/PatB family protein translates to MTDTARNPRDTLDVNALRHPDSLKWTLYPEDVIPMWVADMDFPVAPPIMKALHERLDQGLGYAQLRGDTRLKDALLPRLAAQGLDSLTHDNLTFLPGVVPGIYAAVHALTTPGEPVVTMTPIYHPFHLAITDLGRRVAGVPLRDGENGFEINWAAMDAASRGSRLLLLCHPHNPTGRVWTAEELQKLRDLVLARDLFVMSDELHADLRFTGEPFEAFAADPRVQNRTITLTGPCKAFNTAGLGIGAMISHNAQLLTRVRGAAGGLMGHESALSLTMWRAALAEGGPWLAETVQYLKDNRDYLAAFLRERLPWVRFHSPEATYLAWLDLRDHPRAADIQNFLLEEARVAIHDGPVFAHEGHKPQYQGFIRLNFATSRELLTEALTRMERALNAAMTSAS, encoded by the coding sequence ATGACGGACACCGCCCGGAACCCACGTGACACCCTGGACGTGAACGCCCTGCGTCACCCCGACTCGCTCAAGTGGACGCTGTACCCGGAAGACGTGATCCCCATGTGGGTCGCGGACATGGACTTCCCGGTCGCGCCGCCCATCATGAAGGCCCTGCACGAGCGGCTGGACCAGGGCCTGGGGTACGCGCAACTGCGCGGCGACACCCGCCTGAAAGACGCGCTGCTGCCCCGCCTGGCCGCGCAGGGCCTGGACAGCCTGACGCACGACAACCTGACGTTCCTGCCGGGCGTCGTGCCGGGCATCTACGCCGCCGTGCACGCCCTGACCACCCCGGGCGAACCCGTGGTGACCATGACGCCCATCTACCACCCGTTCCACCTGGCGATCACGGACCTGGGCCGCCGCGTGGCGGGCGTGCCGCTGCGCGACGGCGAGAACGGCTTCGAGATCAACTGGGCGGCGATGGACGCCGCGTCGCGCGGGTCGCGCCTGCTGCTGCTGTGCCATCCGCACAACCCCACCGGCCGCGTCTGGACCGCCGAGGAGTTGCAGAAGCTGCGCGACCTCGTGCTGGCGCGCGACCTGTTCGTCATGAGTGACGAGCTGCACGCCGACCTGCGCTTCACCGGCGAGCCCTTTGAGGCGTTCGCGGCGGACCCGCGCGTGCAAAACCGCACCATCACCCTGACCGGGCCTTGCAAGGCGTTCAACACGGCAGGCCTGGGCATCGGCGCGATGATCAGCCACAACGCCCAGCTCCTGACCCGCGTGCGTGGCGCGGCCGGCGGCCTGATGGGCCACGAGAGCGCCCTGAGCCTCACCATGTGGCGCGCCGCGCTGGCCGAGGGCGGCCCCTGGCTGGCCGAGACCGTGCAGTACCTCAAGGACAACCGCGACTATCTGGCCGCGTTCCTGCGCGAGCGGCTGCCCTGGGTGCGCTTCCACAGCCCCGAGGCCACGTACCTCGCGTGGCTGGACCTGCGGGACCACCCGCGCGCGGCGGACATCCAGAATTTCCTGCTGGAGGAAGCGCGGGTCGCCATTCACGACGGGCCGGTCTTCGCGCACGAGGGCCACAAACCGCAGTACCAGGGGTTCATCCGCCTGAACTTCGCCACCAGCCGCGAACTGCTGACCGAGGCGCTGACCCGCATGGAACGCGCCCTGAACGCCGCCATGACCAGCGCCAGCTGA